A genomic region of Trifolium pratense cultivar HEN17-A07 linkage group LG3, ARS_RC_1.1, whole genome shotgun sequence contains the following coding sequences:
- the LOC123917660 gene encoding ABC transporter G family member 15-like, whose translation MEIEAASGSNNKRCNMDENEDETYCGMDRGSFLAWEDLRVMLPNFGKGPTKRLLNGLNGFAEPGKIMAIMGPSGSGKSTLLDSLAGRLSKNVVMTGNVLINGKKKNPGYGFVAYVTQEDVLMGTLTVRETITYSAHLRLPTSMPKEEVDDIIEGTITEMGLHDCADTLIGNWHLRGISGGERKRTSIALEILTRPRLLFLDEPTSGLDSASAFFVVQTLRNVARDGRTVISSIHQPSSEVFALFDDLFLLSSGETVYFGEAKKAIEFFAEAGFPCPRKRNPSDHFLRCINSDFDVVTATLKGSQRIPDVPNSADPFENLATAQIKSMLVERFRRSSYAKRLKDKIQELSTHEGLEAETQLGSQASWWKQLTTLTRRSFVNMSRDVGYYWLRIIIYIIVSICVGTIYFDVGYSYTSILARGACGAFISGFMTFMSIGGFPSFIEEMKVFYRERMNGYYGVAAYILANFLSSFPFLVAIALTSSTITYNMVKFRPGFIHFVFFTLNIYGCISVIESLMMVVASLVPNFLMGIITGAGIIGIMMMTSGFFRLLSDLPKAVWRYPISYISYGAWAIQGSYKNDLLGLEFDPLIPGDPKLTGEYVITHMLGIELSHSKWWDLTALLIILICYRLLFFIILKFKERASPLFKTLYAKRTIQQLEKRPSFRNMPNFPSLRHQPLHSLSSQEGLNSPLHN comes from the exons ATGGAGATTGAAGCAGCAAGTGGTAGCAACAACAAAAGATGCAACATGgatgagaatgaagatgaaACATATTGTGGTATGGATAGAGGAAGTTTTTTAGCATGGGAAGATTTAAGAGTTATGTTGCCAAATTTTGGAAAAGGACCAACTAAAAGGTTACTTAATGGGCTTAATGGTTTTGCTGAGCCTGGTAAAATCATGGCTATTATGGGCCCTTCTGGCTCTGGAAAATCCACTTTGCTTGATTCACTTGCAG GTAGACTCTCAAAAAATGTGGTCATGACAGGAAATGTTCTTATCaatgggaagaaaaaaaatccaggCTATGGTTTTGTT GCATACGTAACACAAGAGGATGTGTTAATGGGAACACTTACAGTAAGGGAAACAATAACATATTCAGCACACCTACGTCTTCCAACATCGATGCCCAAAGAAGAAGTTGACGACATAATCGAAGGAACAATCACAGAAATGGGTCTTCACGATTGCGCTGATACGTTAATAGGTAACTGGCATTTGAGAGGTATAAGTGGTGGTGAAAGGAAAAGAACTAGCATTGCACTTGAGATTCTCACAAGGCCTCGATTATTGTTTCTCGATGAACCTACCAGTGGTTTAGATAGCGCCTCTGCGTTTTTTGTTGTTCAAACTCTTAGAAATGTTGCTCGCGATGGAAGGACTGTTATTTCTTCTATTCATCAGCCAAGTAGTGAAGTCTTTGCACTTTTTGATGATCTTTTCTTGCTCTCTAGTGGCGAAACTGTTTATTTTGGTGAAGCCAAAAAGGCAATAGAG TTTTTTGCTGAGGCCGGTTTCCCTTGTCCGCGTAAAAGAAATCCTTCTGATCACTTCCTAAGATGTATCAATTCTGATTTCGACGTTGTCACGGCTACACTAAAGGGATCTCAAAGAATTCCT GATGTTCCAAATTCAGCAGATCCTTTCGAGAATTTGGCTACAGCACAGATTAAGTCAATGCTAGTTGAGAGATTCAGGCGTTCGTCATACGCCAAAAGGTTAAAAGACAAGATTCAAGAACTATCAACCCAT GAAGGGCTTGAAGCTGAGACACAACTTGGAAGCCAAGCTAGTTGGTGGAAGCAACTCACTACATTGACAAGGAGATCATTTGTGAACATGTCTAGAGATGTTGGTTACTATTGGTTGAGGATTATAATCTACATCATTGTATCTATATGTGTTGGAACAATCTATTTTGATGTTGGCTATAGCTATACTTCCATCTTGGCTCGTGGCGCATGTGGTGCATTTATATCAGGGTTTATGACTTTCATGTCAATTGGAGGCTTTCCATCTTTCATTGAAGAAATGAAg GTTTTTTATCGCGAAAGGATGAATGGATATTACGGTGTAGCAGCATATATTTTAGCAAACTTTCTATCATCATTCCCATTCTTGGTTGCTATTGCTCTTACTTCTAGCACAATCACATATAACATGGTGAAATTCAGGCCAGGATTCATTCACTTTGTGTTTTTCACTCTGAATATCTATGGCTGTATCTCAGTGATTGAGAGTCTCATGATGGTTGTAGCTTCACTTGTTCCAAATTTCCTCATGGGGATCATTACAGGAGCTGGAATCATT GGAATCATGATGATGACCTCTGGATTCTTTAGGTTACTATCTGATCTTCCAAAAGCGGTTTGGCGCTATCCGATTTCATATATTAGTTATGGTGCATGGGCGATACAG GGTTCATACAAGAATGACTTACTTGGACTAGAGTTTGATCCACTAATCCCTGGTGATCCAAAACTAACAGGAGAATATGTGATAACACACATGTTAGGGATTGAATTAAGCCATTCCAAATGGTGGGACTTAACAGCACTTTTAATCATTCTCATATGTTACAGGctacttttctttattattctcAAGTTCAAAGAAAGAGCATCACCATTATTTAAAACACTTTATGCCAAAAGAACCATACAACAGCTTGAAAAAAGACCTTCTTTTAGGAACATGCCAAATTTTCCTTCACTAAGGCATCAACCACTTCATTCACTATCTTCTCAAGAGGGTCTTAATTCTCCACTCCACAACTAG
- the LOC123917659 gene encoding biotin synthase, mitochondrial: MFWLRPILRSQSRSSIWVLNHSSNGYCNSFSTSSAAAIQAEKTINNGPRNDWTKEEVKSIYDSPILDLLFHGAQVHRHAHNFREVQQCTLLSVKTGGCSEDCSYCPQSSRYDTGLKGQRLMNKEAVLQAAVKAKEAGSTRFCMGAAWRDTIGRKTNFNQILEYVKEIKGMGMEVCCTLGMLDKNQAGELKKAGLTAYNHNLDTSREYYPNIITTRSYDERLQTLEYVRDAGINVCCGGIIGLGEAEEDRIGLLHTLSTLPTHPESVPINALVAVKGTPLQDQKPVEIWEMIRMIATARITMPKAMVRLSAGRVRFSVPEQALCFLAGANSIFAGEKLLTTANNDFDADQLMFKVLGLLPKAPTLDEDEAENYKEAASSS; encoded by the exons ATGTTTTGGTTGAGACCCATTTTGCGTTCACAATCAAGATCTTCAATTTGGGTGTTAAACCATTCTTCCAATGGATATTGTAATTCCTTTTCAACTTCCTCAGCAGCCGCAATTCAAGCTGAGAAAACCATAAACAATGGCCCTAGAAACGATTGGACAAAAGAAGAAGTCAAATCTATCTATGATTCTCCCATTCTCGATCTTCTCTTCCATGGG GCTCAGGTTCATAGACATGCTCATAACTTTAGGGAAGTGCAACAATGTACTCTTCTATCTGTCAAAACAGGTGGGTGTAGTGAGGATTGTTCTTATTGTCCTCAATCCTCTAGATATGATACAGGACTCAAAGGTCAAAGACTTATGAACAAGGAGGCTGTTCTCCAGGCTGCAGTTAAG GCAAAAGAGGCTGGGAGTACTCGCTTTTGTATGGGCGCTGCATGGAGGGATACAATAGGAAGAAAGACCAACTTCAACCAGATACTTGAATACGTAAAAGAAATAAA GGGTATGGGGATGGAGGTGTGCTGCACCCTTGGCATGCTGGATAAAAATCAGGCTGGTGAACTCAAGAAGGCGGGTCTTACTGCCTATAATCACAATCTTGACACTTCAAGGGAATACTATCCAAACATCATCACCACAAGAAGTTATGATGAGCGCCTTCAAACCCTTGAGTATGTTCGTGATGCAGGGATCAATGTCTGTTGTG GAGGAATTATCGGACTTGGAGAAGCAGAAGAAGACCGTATAGGTTTGTTGCATACATTATCAACACTTCCCACACATCCAGAAAGTGTTCCTATTAATGCACTTGTCGCCGTAAAGGGAACCCCTCTTCAGGATCAGAAG CCTGTTGAAATATGGGAGATGATTCGCATGATTGCAACAGCGCGTATCACAATGCCAAAAGCAATGGTGAGGTTATCAGCCGGCAGAGTTCGGTTCTCCGTGCCTGAGCAGGCATTGTGTTTTCTAGCCGGTGCCAATTCTATCTTTGCTGGTGAAAAGCTTCTCACAACTGCTAACAATGATTTTGATGCTGATCAACTCATGTTTAAAGTTCTTGGTTTGCTTCCAAAAGCTCCAACCTTAGATGAAGATGAGGCAGAAAATTATAAAGAAGCTGCTTCTTCTAGTTGA